GGCCTTCGGCGGTCATCGCCAGGGTCAGGCAGGCCAGCACCCGCCGCCCGTCCTGCCAGACCGTGCAGGCGCCACAGGTGCCCTGGTCGCAACCCTTCTTGCTGCCGGTCAGGTCGAGATGCTCGCGGAGCGCGTCGAGCAGGCTGACCCGCGGTTCCAGCTCGACCACGTAGGTCGAGCCGTTGACGCTGAGACTGACCGGCACGCTTTCCGGACCTTGCACACCCGTGACCGCGGCCGCGGTCGACTGGTTGATTGCCATCGCTCGCTCCTCGGCTCTAGCAGCCAGAACCTCAGCATTGCCAAAGCGGCGGAGGGCGTGCGGACGATCAGGAAATCCGGCGTGCTATCCGTCGAGAAGCGTGTCGAGGGGCACGCTGGGGTCGGCGAGCCGGTCCAGGTCGACGTCTTTACCGGTGTAGCCGGCACGCACGAGTTTCTGGATATCGTCCTGAACGTCCCATACGTTGACGTTCATCCCGGCCAGCACGTGCCCGCGCCGGGTCCAGAACGCCACGAACTCCGGCGCCTTGCCGTCCACGATGGATGGATCGCCACGGAACACCACCCGGTCGTAGCCGCCGCGCGGGAACCAGCCGGCCATTTCCATGCCCAGGTCGTATTGGTCGGTGAAGAAGTAGGGCAGCCGGTCGTAGGAGACGTCGTGCCCGAGCATCGACCGGGCGGCCGCCGGCCCGCCGTTGAGGGCATTGGCCCAGTGCTCCACCCGGATGTGCTCGTGGGCCAGCGGGTGGTAGGACGACGCGACGTCGCCGCAGGCGTGGATGTCGGGGTCGCTGGTGCGCAACGCGGCGTCGGTGACCACCCCGTCGTCGACCCGAAGACCCGCCGAGCGGGCCAACTCGACGTTGGGTGAGATGCCGACCGCGATCACCGCCGCCGACGCCGGCACCTCGACGTTGTCGTCGAGCACGGCGTGGGTGAGGCGGTCGCCGAGGGCGCCGAACGCGCGTACCTGCGTGTCGAAGTGGAACTCGACGCCGTGCGCCTCGTGCAGCGCGCGGAAGACGGCGCCGACCTCGTCGCCGAGCACCTGCCGCAACGGCGCCCGGTCGGTCTCCACCACCGTCACGTCGCAACCGTAGTGGCGCGCCGCGGCGGCGATCTCCAGCCCGATCCAGCCGGCGCCGATCACCACCACCGGGTCGCCGGCGCGCAGCGTGGCGCCGAGCGCCTCGGACTGCTCGATCGTGCGCAGGTAGTGGATCCGCCGCGCTTCACCGCCGGGCAGCTCCAGGGTGCGCGGCGAGGATCCGGTGGCCAGCAGCAGCTTGCGGTAGGGCAGCGACTCGCCACTGTCGAGGGTGACCTGGTGACCGGCGGGGTCGATCGCGGTGGCGCGGGTGCCGAGCCGCAGCTCGATCCGCTGCTGCTCGTAGAACGCGGCGTCGTGCACGAACGCCTTCTGCCGCTCCTTCTTGCCCAGCAGATAGCCCTTGGACAGTGGCGGACGCTCGTAAGGCAGGTCATCCTCGGCCCCGACCAGCACGATGCCGCCGTCGAAGCCCTCTTCGCGCAGGGTCGACGCGGCCCGCGCCCCGGCGAGCGAAGCACCCACGATCACGAACTGGTCACTCATCCGGACAGTCTCGCAGAAACCAGACTCTGTAGCGTTTTACGCGGTGCGATGTTCGCCCGGTGGCTAACGTCCACCGGATGACACAGACCACGGAAGAGTTCGCCGATCGCATGTTCCGCTCGGCGCTGGGCACGGCGGAGATCCTCTCGGTCTACCTCGGCGACCGGCTCGGCTGGTATCGGGCATTGGCCGACGGCGGCCCGGCCAACCCGCACGAGCTGGTCGAGCGGGCCGGCGGGGTCGAGCGCTACGCCCGCGAATGGCTCCAGCAGCAGGCGTCGTGCGGCATCCTCACCGCGTCGGCCGACGGCCGGTTCACCCTGCCGCCGGGTGCCGCGGAAGTGCTCACCGACGCCGGCAGCCTCAACTATCTCGCGCCGCTGGCCAGTTCCTTCGCGGCGGCCGCGATCCAGTTGCCGGCGTTGGTCAGCGCCTACCGCGACGGCGGTGGGGTGGGCTGGTCGACGTTCGGCACCGAAATGCGCGAGGCGCAGGCTGACATCAACCGGCCGTGGTTCGAGCACGCGTTGCCGGCGGCGCTGGCCGGTGTCGGCCCGCTCGACGAGGCGCTGCGCCGGCCGGGCGCGCGGATCGTCGACGTGGGCTGCGGTGCGGGCTGGTCGTCGATCGCGCTGGCCCGGGCCTACCCGGACGCCCGGGTCGACGGGTTCGACGTCGACAAGCCGTCGGTGGCGATGGCCACCGCCAACGCCCGCGAGGCGGGTCTGCGCGACCGGGTCGCGTTCCACCTGGTCGACGCCAGCGCTGGGCTGCCCGGCACCGGCGACTACGACGCGGCGTTCGCGTTCGAGTGCGTGCACGACCTGCCCCGACCGGTCGAGGTGCTGGCGGCGATGCGCGGCGCGGTGCGGCCCGGTGCGCCGGTCGTGGTGATGGACGAGGCGGTCGGCGAGGCGTTCCTGGCGCCGGGCGACGACATCGAGCGTCTGATGTACGGCTTCAGCACGCTGGTCTGCCTGCCCGACAGCATGTCGCACCCGGGCTCGGTCGCCACCGGCACCGTGATGCGCCCCGACGTGCTGCGCGGCTATGCCCAACAGGCCGGGTTCGCCGATCTCGAGGTGCTGCCGATCGACGATTTCGCGTTCTTCCGCTTCTACCACCTCACCCACTAGGTATACCTAGGCGCGGCCGGGGTGCGGCTAAGGAGGGTGGCGGCGGCAAGTTAGGGAACGGCTCCCGATGTCGGGATGCGCCCGTCCGAACAGGATGGATACATCACCGAGAGCCGACAGGAGCCCACGATGTATCAGCACCCCGATCTCATGCTCACCATCGCCCACGACCACCAGCGCGACCTGATCGCCGACGCCGACCGCAAGCGCCTGTTCAACCGGGTCAACAAGCGCCGGCACGGCCGCGGCCGTCATCGCGGTGACCAGGAGCCGTCCAGACGGGTCCGGCTGACGCCGGGCGCCTTCGCGGTCCGCGCCCAGGCGGTGGGCGCCCTGGCCCTGCGCGACATCGGCCCGGCCCACTGACCGCCGGGGTCAGTGGGTCAGCCGATAGTGCCATTCAACGGCTGACGGGTCGGTCAGCGACGCGACCTGGTCGATGACGACCCGCAGCCGCGCCGGGTCGTCGGCGGCGGCCTTCCACTGCGCCGCGAACGCCGGGTCGAGACCCTCGGGTGCCCGGTCGAGCAGCACCGCCGCGAGTTCGGCCAGCACGTCGCGCTGCCGCTCGTAGCGGTCGCGGGCGCCCGGCCGGCGCATCACATAGCGCAGCGCGATGCCCTTGAGCAGCGCGCACTGCGCCCTGATCAGCGGCGGCACGACCAGGTCGGCGGCATAGCGGCTCAGCACGCCGGTGCCGTGCGCGGCCCGGGTCGCCTCCACCGCGGCCGCGACGAACCGGCCGGTCAACACGCTGGTCAGGCCCTTGAGCGCGGCCTGCGCCCGATAGCTGCCGTCGTGGTCGGCGACCGCCACCAGCGCCGGGTCGGCGAGCAGCCCGTCGAGCACCGGCGCGAGCGTCGCGACCGGCTCCGGCGAATAGGTCTCCGCCACGGCCTGGCACACGGCCGCCCGCTCGTCGGCGTCGTCGATCAGCGAGCGCACCCGCACATAGCCGCCGTGAATGCCGTCTTCGACGTCGTGCACCGAATAGGCGACGTCGTCGGCCCAGTCCATCACCTGGGCCTCCAGGCTGCGCCGCTCCGGCTCCGGCGCCGCCTCCCGCAGCCACCCGAAGACCGGCAGGTCGTCTTCGTAGACGCCGAACTTGCGCCGTCCCGGCTCGCGCTGCCACGGATATTTGCAGGTCGCGTCCAGCGAGGCCCGGGTCAGGTTGAGCCCGGCGCCGAGCACCTTGGCCTCCAGCCGGGTCAACACCCGCAGCGTCTGCGCGTTGCCCTCGAAGCCGCCGCACGATCGGGCCAACTCGTCGAGGGCGGCCTCGCCGTTGTGCCCGAAGGGCGGATGCCCCAGATCGTGCGCGAGCCCGGCCACGTCGACCACGTCGGGGTCACAGCCGAGCCGGGCACCCATCTCGCGGCCGATCTGGGCCACCTCGAGCGAGTGGGTCAGCCGGGTGCGCAGGAAGTCGTCGGTGCCGGCCATGTGCACCTGGGTCTTCGCGGCCAGCCGGCGAAACGCCGCCGAGTGCAGCACCCGGGCCCGGTCACGTTCGTAGGGGCCGCGCCCCGCCCCGGTGTCCTTGGGCGGCTCGGGCACCCAGCGCTCCGCGTCGCCAGTGGTCACATGGTCAAACCTACTGTTTCGGCGACAGCACGCAGAACTCGTTGCCCTCCGGATCGGCCAGCACGATCCAGCCGCCGCTGGCCGGCTGCCCGACGTCGACGTGCCGCGCACCCATGTCGACCAGGCGCTCGACCTCGGCCTCCTGGTCGTCGGGGCGCAGGTCGATGTGCAGCCGGTTTTTCACCTGCTTGGCCTCGGGCACCGGGACGAAAACCAGCCCGGGCAACTCGTCGGGCAACCGCCGGATCTCCACCTCGTCGGGCTTCTCGTAGGTGATCTGGTAGTTGAGCGCCTCGGCCCACCACCGGGCCAGCCGGGCCGGGTCGCGCGCGTCCACCACCAGGTTCTCCCAGCGATTGCCCATGAGGTACCTCCGATGCGGACAGCGCGGACGGACGGGAACGAGAAGGTGTCCGCCAGGTTACGCCCACGATCGCCGGTGCGCCCTGTTCGGTCGGCAACCTGGCTGGGAGTGAGACATGCCCATCTCGACCCGGTTTGCAATACCCGATCAGTCCATAGTTGCTGGCCGATCGCCGAGGGTGAGACAGCTGCGGACGATCTTCGCCTGGGAGTAGTTTCGCGGAAGCACATCGTCATGGCCGGCTAACTTCCCGGCCCCGACCCGTTACCCGGGATTCTCGTGCGCCCTCTGGCCGGAGTGGACGCGGGAGGCACCACCCGGGTGGAGGAGCACGTGTGTCCGGCATAGACGACTGCCTCCGGCAGGCGATGACCATCCCCGGCGCGATCGGGGCGAGCGTGGTCGATTACACGACCGGTTTCGCGCTCGCCTGGGCGGGCAATGCGCCCACCGGTGACCCCGACGCGTCCGCCGCTGGTTCGTCCGACGTCATACACGCGGCGACCAGCCGCGCACCTTTCGCGTCGACGCGACCCAATGACCTGGTCGAAGACGTGGTCATCACGACGCATGGTGGCTACCACCTGCTCCGGATGATCCGCACCGACTTCGACAGCCGGTTGCTGCTCTACGTGTGGCTCGACCGCCACGAAGGCAACTTGGCCGTCGCACAGCGGCGCATCCGCATCCTCGCCGACGACCTCGTCGCGGCTTAGCCGCAGCCACCCACCCGGTGACCTACCCACACGCGGCCTCGGCCGCCCAGGACATGTCCCCTAGATCCGGAAGGCCCGTAGCAATCGACCTGTCAGGAGGAGCGTTGGCCAAGTCCGTCCGGATCCCCCGCACGGGCTCGCCGCGGCGCGCCCTGACCCAACTGGCCACCGCCGGCGCGACCGGTGCGCTCCACATCGGCACCGACGACTGCCTCTACCTGTTCGCCGGTGAGGTGGTCTTCGCCGAGTCCGGCAGCTCCCCCGGCATCGGCGACCTGCTCACCGCTTCGGGCCGGCTGGCCGAGCAGACCTGGCTGGCCGCGCTCGCCCGGGGCGGCGCGGCCGGCAAGGCCGACGTGCGACCCGGTGCCTGGCTGGTGCAGCAGGGCCACCTCACCCACGGCGAGCTCGAGCTGTGCGTGCTCGGCGCGATCTACGACGCCGCCTACTTCGCGCTCGGCTCGGCCAGCGCGATGCTGCGCTTCGTCGACGGCGAGACACACGGGATGGGCGCCGTCACCTCGGTCGACGCGGCCGTCCTGGGCAAAGAGTCGGCCCGGCGGCGCAAGCTGCTCGACGAGATCTACCCCGAGCCCGGGCTCGACCACGCCCCGCTGCTGCCGATCCGGCGGCCACCAACGCCGCGGGTGGTGCTCTCCGCCCTGCAATGGGAGATCGTCGGTCGTGCCGACGGCGCGCTCACCCCGACCGCCCTGGCCCGGGCACTCGGCCGCGCCGGCTACGCCGTGCTCACCGAGGTCCGTCGGCTCGCCGCCAACGGCCTGGTCGCGCTGCCGGCCGGCGCCCTGCCGCTGCCGATACACAGTGGACGCGACGAGCGGCCGTCGCGCAGCACACCCCCGCTTGCCGAGCCGGCGGCCAAGCCGAGGGTCGAGGTCCCCCGCCGGCGCACCCCCGTCGAGCCCGACGGCCCCGCGCCGCCCATCCGCGCTTCGGTCCCGGCGCCGGCACCGCCGGGTTCGCTGCCCGCACTGCCCCGGCGCGCACCGGGCGAACGACTCCCTGTCCTCCCGGATCCGCCCGAGAGCACTTCCCCACCGCCCGTCCCGGCCGACGAGGCACTGCTCAAGCGCATCCGCACCGCGCTCAAGGCGCTGCGATGACCCGCGGTCCGCCGGCCCGTGCCGGCCGCCGACACCCAGACCGAAGGAGACACACCGCCAGTGGACACCGATCGCGCGATCGCCGCCGCGCTACGCACGTTGCGCGAGGTCCCAGACGTGGTCGGGTCGGTCCTGGCCGGCCCCGACGGGCTGCTCATCGCCAGTGACGTCGACCGGGTCGAGCCCGACACGGTCGCCGCGATGGCCGCGGCCACGGTCGGCCTCGGCCGGCGCTTCGCCGAAACAGTCGGCCTCGGCCTCCACCGCGAGACCGTCATCCAGGCCGACGGCGGTTGCCTGGTCAGCTACGTCGCCGGTGCCGGCGCGCTGTTGACCGTCGTCGCCATGCCCCAGGCCAACCTGGCCCTGGTGCACCGCACCTCCCGCATCGTGGCGCAACGGCTCGGCACTCTCGTCGAGGCGCTCGCCGCCCAACCCCCGGGGCGCGCACCCAACGGCGGCACACCGCCGCCGGTGCCGCCGACGCGAGAACCGCTGCCCCGCCGCAACACCCGCCCCACCGGATCGGGCCGACCCAGCGCTGCCCGTTCCTGAAACACCGGCCCAGACCGTCGTCGGCTTCGGCGGCCCGGACCGTAGGCCCGAACACAACGGAGGACAGGCTCATGACTGACATGGACACC
This genomic interval from Asanoa ferruginea contains the following:
- a CDS encoding NAD(P)/FAD-dependent oxidoreductase; translated protein: MSDQFVIVGASLAGARAASTLREEGFDGGIVLVGAEDDLPYERPPLSKGYLLGKKERQKAFVHDAAFYEQQRIELRLGTRATAIDPAGHQVTLDSGESLPYRKLLLATGSSPRTLELPGGEARRIHYLRTIEQSEALGATLRAGDPVVVIGAGWIGLEIAAAARHYGCDVTVVETDRAPLRQVLGDEVGAVFRALHEAHGVEFHFDTQVRAFGALGDRLTHAVLDDNVEVPASAAVIAVGISPNVELARSAGLRVDDGVVTDAALRTSDPDIHACGDVASSYHPLAHEHIRVEHWANALNGGPAAARSMLGHDVSYDRLPYFFTDQYDLGMEMAGWFPRGGYDRVVFRGDPSIVDGKAPEFVAFWTRRGHVLAGMNVNVWDVQDDIQKLVRAGYTGKDVDLDRLADPSVPLDTLLDG
- a CDS encoding SAM-dependent methyltransferase — translated: MTQTTEEFADRMFRSALGTAEILSVYLGDRLGWYRALADGGPANPHELVERAGGVERYAREWLQQQASCGILTASADGRFTLPPGAAEVLTDAGSLNYLAPLASSFAAAAIQLPALVSAYRDGGGVGWSTFGTEMREAQADINRPWFEHALPAALAGVGPLDEALRRPGARIVDVGCGAGWSSIALARAYPDARVDGFDVDKPSVAMATANAREAGLRDRVAFHLVDASAGLPGTGDYDAAFAFECVHDLPRPVEVLAAMRGAVRPGAPVVVMDEAVGEAFLAPGDDIERLMYGFSTLVCLPDSMSHPGSVATGTVMRPDVLRGYAQQAGFADLEVLPIDDFAFFRFYHLTH
- a CDS encoding deoxyguanosinetriphosphate triphosphohydrolase, producing the protein MTTGDAERWVPEPPKDTGAGRGPYERDRARVLHSAAFRRLAAKTQVHMAGTDDFLRTRLTHSLEVAQIGREMGARLGCDPDVVDVAGLAHDLGHPPFGHNGEAALDELARSCGGFEGNAQTLRVLTRLEAKVLGAGLNLTRASLDATCKYPWQREPGRRKFGVYEDDLPVFGWLREAAPEPERRSLEAQVMDWADDVAYSVHDVEDGIHGGYVRVRSLIDDADERAAVCQAVAETYSPEPVATLAPVLDGLLADPALVAVADHDGSYRAQAALKGLTSVLTGRFVAAAVEATRAAHGTGVLSRYAADLVVPPLIRAQCALLKGIALRYVMRRPGARDRYERQRDVLAELAAVLLDRAPEGLDPAFAAQWKAAADDPARLRVVIDQVASLTDPSAVEWHYRLTH
- a CDS encoding VOC family protein; translated protein: MGNRWENLVVDARDPARLARWWAEALNYQITYEKPDEVEIRRLPDELPGLVFVPVPEAKQVKNRLHIDLRPDDQEAEVERLVDMGARHVDVGQPASGGWIVLADPEGNEFCVLSPKQ
- a CDS encoding ADAM 12 protein — encoded protein: MAKSVRIPRTGSPRRALTQLATAGATGALHIGTDDCLYLFAGEVVFAESGSSPGIGDLLTASGRLAEQTWLAALARGGAAGKADVRPGAWLVQQGHLTHGELELCVLGAIYDAAYFALGSASAMLRFVDGETHGMGAVTSVDAAVLGKESARRRKLLDEIYPEPGLDHAPLLPIRRPPTPRVVLSALQWEIVGRADGALTPTALARALGRAGYAVLTEVRRLAANGLVALPAGALPLPIHSGRDERPSRSTPPLAEPAAKPRVEVPRRRTPVEPDGPAPPIRASVPAPAPPGSLPALPRRAPGERLPVLPDPPESTSPPPVPADEALLKRIRTALKALR
- a CDS encoding roadblock/LC7 domain-containing protein produces the protein MDTDRAIAAALRTLREVPDVVGSVLAGPDGLLIASDVDRVEPDTVAAMAAATVGLGRRFAETVGLGLHRETVIQADGGCLVSYVAGAGALLTVVAMPQANLALVHRTSRIVAQRLGTLVEALAAQPPGRAPNGGTPPPVPPTREPLPRRNTRPTGSGRPSAARS